One genomic window of Quercus lobata isolate SW786 chromosome 9, ValleyOak3.0 Primary Assembly, whole genome shotgun sequence includes the following:
- the LOC115959806 gene encoding MFP1 attachment factor 1-like, with protein MRDAVVARLVETLSRHSILSKCYGTLPSDEASSAARLIETEAFSTAAASASVEDDDIEILQVYSRQISCKMLDTVKTRASSAAASSVVDAGTALQTPSLEAASVTATSEDNSPTVTES; from the coding sequence ATGCGCGACGCCGTGGTGGCGCGCCTTGTCGAGACGCTCTCCAGGCATTCCATTCTCTCCAAGTGCTACGGCACCTTGCCGAGCGACGAGGCCTCCTCCGCCGCTCGCCTCATCGAGACTGAGGCTTTCTCCACCGCCGCCGCATCCGCCTCTGTCGAGGACGACGACATCGAGATCCTCCAGGTTTACTCTCGCCAGATTAGCTGCAAAATGCTCGACACTGTTAAGACTCGTGCCTCCTCCGCTGCCGCTTCTTCTGTCGTCGACGCTGGAACTGCGCTGCAGACTCCGTCTCTCGAGGCTGCTTCCGTCACCGCTACCAGTGAGGATAACTCTCCTACCGTCACTGAATCTTAA